The sequence below is a genomic window from Humulus lupulus chromosome 3, drHumLupu1.1, whole genome shotgun sequence.
cctcaagaaaagattagatgaagcaaagggagtctggccggaacagctcccccaggtcctatgggcataccggacctcgcatcggactcctacgggtcatactcctttctccctaaccttcaggagtgaagcagtcctccccgtggaagttaaggttctgtcgcatagagtccagtcctacgaccaaggtcggaaccatgagctcctatgccattccctagacctagttgatgaaaggagagaggattcgcaactccaactcgcccattatcagcagaagatcactctctactttaacaccaaggtcagaaaacgcgcctttagcattggcgacttggtcctaaggagagttttcctggccggaaaagatcccaaagatggagtcttgggaccaaactgggaaggaccctaccaggtcatcgaagtcatcaaggagggaacttataagttatctcgacttgatggagggaccGTCCcatgaacttggaacgccatccacttaaagaaatattatcaatgatccacttgtaaggcctggaaagccactttctatgtattaataaaaatcagctttttacgcatatttgcaattgtaatcttaaagtaactacgaaagaccctttcccagttacttggggggcatatggtacctggatataaccaggtctccttaacgacttagatgttgatccttatctatggatcgtggctcttcttaaagagctcgagatatggataagggttaacgctaactaagtcctatcctggttttaaccgggtcataaaacttagaagttgatttaaatctatttcttgTTGTTCtctttaaagagctcgagatatggataaaagttaacacgaactaagttttccaaataagctcctggttttaaccaggtcacaaaacttagaagttaatataaatccatttttcgttgttcttcttaaagagctcgagatacggatagaagttaacacgaactaagttttctaaataagctcctggttttaaccgggtcataaaacttagaagttaatataaatccatttttcgttgttcttcttaaagagctcgagatacggatagaagttaacacgaactaagttttctaaataagctcctggttttaaccgggtcataaaacttagaagttaatataaatccatttttcgttgttcttcttaaagagctcgagatacggatagaagttaacacgaactaagttttataaataagttcctggttttaactgggtcataaaacttagaagttgatgtaaatctatttatcgCTGTTCTTTTCAGAGCTCgagatataaataacggttaacacgaactaagtttatcaaaaagatatatatatatattgtagccaaaagcatgaaaaaatataagttaaaagtgtaaggcaaattgtctcgaggtgaaaacacctcatgcaaaggttacataaaatacttcaaaatattcaaaggcaaaaaaaaaaaagcaccctaagctccgtcagtcggccctttggaggtcgtcGTTTCACCttgctccgccgcaccagaggctttcccagtctccgaaggcggcgcctctttgtcgaggcgagcttggaacttcaccagcaagcgcgcctaGAGACtcggtggcatgaaagagaagtcagcctccggattgtagacccaacagtgatagaacagatcctgcatggactgctccgaggtGGTCCGTTCGGCCTTCAGGGCGGcttggatctcagtcttcgctgcctcgaggtctgcctgcgaggtggcaaggaaggtctcgagctcctggaccttcaagagggtcttctccaagtcgacctgggtcttctccaactcgaccttcgaggtcgccagggcatccttagtcgCCTTAACCTTctgaagggtggcctggtgctcggtcctcatgtcatcgagctgagttctggccctgattatgctccggtgaagggcgacgacaccctgcgaggaatgaaagataaattggctCAGATGAAAAATAAGGCAgagtgtaatggtaaaagctttgaaagaatagggcagcttaccgttagggtcatgctcattgaagagtccataacgtcaaccgggctcattgtctcaatagtccggagttccttctcggtgaacttatagatatggctaacggcgtagttcgccgattcgtacaccgttccccggaaggcctctaggatcttctccaggtcctggggattgaccgggatgcgtactTCGGAGGCCACCACAGACGGAGTCCTGATCTCCATTCCTACATCCTGGGTGGCAGGCGGAACTCGCTGAGGCAGTGGAGGCATTTGTCCTGCTCCGGCagcaggaaggatcgcccccacgacctgggctaacggggttttctccttctcctttgccggagatttggtggagaccccagcaGTGCTCTTAGAACCCCGGAGCCTTTTCTGTCTtggcccagctgaggggttcccccccgaagaccacgccccgcaacctatcctcgggctgagacatctcttctgtcaaacaaaaaacatggttattacaagttagcaatcatacagagataaagacaaagggttaacgctaaaaagtatacgaatactaagggagccctaccccctgagctggaagagcctaagacAATTATTTCCcaaactggcgcaagttctgggtccggttctgactcggggctagattcttctacatactgcctaagccccggagcatagatacccctctggagtgatggccatgtgcgtaggttggtcccatactcctcgaataggatcgacctaaaggctagggtattatctactactacggtacccttaggccgactctcttggtgatccagcacgagctggtcgacacaatggagcagaagtGTGTTCATGTCCGGATCGCTCCTGtgatgatggacgagctgcctaggattgaacctagccagtcgggggtctgcagcggccctatctagactcctaaacaagcaagagttaccttggccagaaggacccgcggctgctccggattggatcctctcctcgcccatgcTCTGGGCGacgtccaaggtcctcttcctgcttCTCACGAGCGGGACTTCGGccgcctcgtcctcctcatcttcctcacccgcgacctcctccacgatgacaagtctggtgtcccgagctgggggcggcccccggggcctctttaggttcaaggtctgatttggaaaaatcagcttgcagaacaccatcgtctcgtccgtcatgagtgcgcgataatccttcttgctggggggcaagcccgccagcgtgtcatattggcccccgagggtcacagacttttcggtcctcgcgaagatggctgcaagattagtttgagtcagaatggagtatgggaggagctaaaataacgcTTAAAAGGAGAGCTAAGGATGGGAgcaacttacgaggacgattgaaatagtggtgctcgcagtttcggaaaccagtcgacatgaagaactggtcctttaAATCATTAGGATGGCTAggaagctcgatgaccgccgccgtgttgggaaaacgggttaaatagtaaaacccgtcgcctcgcccccactggtccgggctggctttgaggcaaaagaaatataaaatatccgc
It includes:
- the LOC133821567 gene encoding uncharacterized protein LOC133821567 produces the protein MPPLPQRVPPATQDVGMEIRTPSVVASEVRIPVNPQDLEKILEAFRGTVYESANYAVSHIYKFTEKELRTIETMSPVDVMDSSMSMTLTGVVALHRSIIRARTQLDDMRTEHQATLQKVKATKDALATSKVELEKTQVDLEKTLLKVQELETFLATSQADLEAAKTEIQAALKAERTTSEQSMQDLFYHCWVYNPEADFSFMPPSL